One stretch of Aeromicrobium fastidiosum DNA includes these proteins:
- the leuA gene encoding 2-isopropylmalate synthase yields the protein MTSYANSPQRPSGMPFQRYQPFAPIDLPDRTWPAKTITQAPRWCAVDLRDGNQALIDPMTAPRKLAMFQLLVRMGYKEIEVGFPSASQTDFDFVRQLIEGGHIPDDVVIQVLTQCREPLIDRTFESLVGAKQAIVHFYNSTSTLQRRVVFGLDKDGITDIATQGARLCMKYAEIHTPDTKIFYEYSPESYTGTELDYALEVCSRVIDVIDPTPDWPLIINLPATVEMAVPNVYADSIEWMHRNLPRRDSIVLSLHPHNDRGTGVAAAELGYMAGADRIEGCLFGNGERTGNVCLVTLGLNMFSQGIDPQIDFHDIDEIRRTVEYCNELPVPERHPYGGDLVYTAFSGSHQDAIKKGFEHMAVDAAAAGVEVDDAPWAVPYLPIDPKDVGRSYEAVIRVNSQSGKGGVAYILKNDHQLDLPRRLQIEFSQIVQQLTEGEAGEIEPASIWAAFQREYLEREEPYRLESFSSITATDGSDQQVVELRVRGDVQEFKGEGNGPVAAFIDGMRQAGADIRLLDYSEHALSSGGDAFAASYIECEVAGETVWGVGIHENIVTASLRAVVSAANRAVAQTIPA from the coding sequence ATGACCAGCTACGCCAACAGCCCCCAGCGTCCGAGCGGCATGCCGTTCCAGCGCTACCAGCCCTTCGCGCCGATCGACCTGCCCGATCGCACCTGGCCAGCGAAGACCATCACCCAGGCACCGCGCTGGTGCGCCGTCGACCTGCGTGACGGCAACCAGGCCCTGATCGACCCCATGACCGCGCCGCGCAAGCTGGCGATGTTCCAGCTGCTCGTGCGCATGGGCTACAAGGAGATCGAGGTCGGCTTCCCGAGCGCGAGCCAGACCGACTTCGACTTCGTCCGCCAGCTCATCGAGGGCGGTCACATCCCCGACGACGTCGTGATCCAGGTGCTGACGCAGTGCCGCGAGCCGCTGATCGACCGCACCTTCGAGTCGCTGGTCGGTGCCAAGCAGGCGATCGTCCACTTCTACAACTCGACCTCGACGCTGCAGCGGCGCGTGGTGTTCGGCCTCGACAAGGACGGCATCACCGACATCGCGACGCAGGGTGCCCGGCTGTGCATGAAGTACGCCGAGATCCACACGCCGGACACCAAGATCTTCTACGAGTACTCGCCCGAGTCGTACACGGGCACCGAGCTCGACTACGCGCTGGAGGTCTGCAGCCGGGTCATCGACGTGATCGACCCGACGCCCGACTGGCCGCTGATCATCAACCTGCCGGCCACGGTCGAGATGGCCGTGCCCAACGTCTACGCCGACTCGATCGAGTGGATGCACCGCAACCTGCCGCGTCGCGACAGCATCGTGCTGTCGCTGCACCCGCACAACGACCGTGGCACGGGCGTCGCCGCCGCAGAGCTGGGCTACATGGCCGGTGCCGACCGCATCGAGGGATGCCTGTTCGGCAACGGCGAGCGCACCGGCAACGTGTGCCTGGTGACGCTGGGCCTCAACATGTTCAGCCAGGGCATCGACCCGCAGATCGACTTCCACGACATCGACGAGATCCGCCGCACGGTCGAGTACTGCAACGAGCTGCCCGTGCCCGAGCGCCACCCCTACGGCGGCGACCTGGTCTACACCGCGTTCAGCGGCTCGCACCAGGACGCCATCAAGAAGGGCTTCGAGCACATGGCCGTCGACGCGGCCGCCGCCGGAGTCGAGGTCGACGACGCACCGTGGGCCGTCCCGTACCTGCCGATCGACCCCAAGGACGTCGGACGCTCCTACGAGGCCGTCATCCGGGTCAACAGCCAGTCGGGCAAGGGGGGTGTCGCGTACATCCTCAAGAACGACCACCAGCTCGACCTGCCGCGTCGCCTGCAGATCGAGTTCAGCCAGATCGTGCAGCAGCTGACCGAGGGGGAGGCCGGCGAGATCGAGCCGGCATCGATCTGGGCGGCGTTCCAGCGCGAGTACCTCGAGCGCGAGGAGCCCTACCGCCTCGAGAGCTTCAGCTCGATCACCGCGACCGACGGCAGCGACCAGCAGGTCGTCGAGCTGCGGGTGCGCGGCGACGTGCAGGAGTTCAAGGGCGAGGGCAACGGCCCGGTGGCGGCGTTCATCGACGGCATGCGCCAGGCCGGTGCCGACATCCGCCTGCTCGACTACTCCGAGCACGCGCTGTCGTCCGGCGGCGACGCGTTCGCCGCGTCGTACATCGAGTGCGAGGTCGCGGGCGAGACGGTGTGGGGCGTCGGCATCCACGAGAACATCGTGACGGCGTCGCTGCGCGCGGTGGTGTCGGCGGCCAACCGCGCCGTCGCCCAGACGATCCCCGCCTGA
- a CDS encoding lipase family protein — protein MRRARRIWAVLVLSVLLAQSVSPNMSVASASTVDPRSTPRQLLGTSGAGQTSQLAGAGRSLNVRYTTTNHAGSVVEATGLVLVPSGPTPDGGWPLVVYGHMTTGAADRCAPTRGTPGHPELRRMQQGDDLARRLLSAGVAVARPDYEGLGSAGGHPYLRGESLGRSMIDMVAATRQLIPLNGDWVASGHSEGAVAALNVADRRQKLIPGMHLRGVHAITPVTQMDALIRLLRPLPVAAQPLTGPLVALAALIIKGQAVEDPAIEELALGGGLAPRAAALWDHLETRCLEELGKSDSWGGLAPSQLLGSRGEQLMGAVVDKLVADDVRRLSLRHVPVRIDEGLVDAVAPLVFTEQLVRTYRSQGITVTHRRWVAGHSATNSDAHSVPSASQWIVARLR, from the coding sequence ATGAGACGCGCTCGTCGGATCTGGGCCGTCCTCGTCCTGTCGGTCCTCCTGGCCCAGTCCGTCTCCCCGAACATGTCGGTCGCCAGTGCGAGCACCGTCGACCCGCGTTCCACCCCGCGCCAGCTCCTCGGCACCAGCGGAGCTGGACAGACCAGCCAGCTCGCCGGGGCAGGACGATCCCTCAACGTCAGGTACACGACCACCAACCATGCGGGCTCGGTGGTCGAGGCGACCGGGCTGGTGCTGGTGCCCTCGGGCCCCACCCCGGACGGCGGTTGGCCCCTGGTCGTCTACGGGCACATGACGACCGGCGCAGCCGACCGATGCGCCCCGACGCGCGGGACACCGGGACACCCGGAGCTCCGCCGAATGCAGCAGGGCGACGATCTCGCACGCCGCCTGCTTTCCGCCGGAGTCGCTGTGGCGCGGCCCGACTACGAAGGTCTGGGGTCTGCCGGTGGCCATCCGTACCTGCGCGGCGAGTCACTGGGCAGGTCGATGATCGACATGGTTGCCGCCACCCGCCAGCTGATCCCCCTGAACGGCGACTGGGTGGCGTCCGGCCACTCCGAAGGCGCGGTGGCAGCACTCAACGTCGCCGACAGACGACAGAAGCTCATCCCCGGCATGCATCTGAGAGGTGTGCACGCCATCACGCCGGTCACGCAGATGGACGCGCTGATCCGACTGCTGCGGCCTCTCCCCGTCGCCGCGCAGCCGCTCACCGGACCGCTGGTCGCGCTCGCCGCACTCATCATCAAGGGTCAGGCTGTCGAAGATCCCGCGATCGAGGAGCTAGCGCTCGGCGGCGGGTTGGCACCGCGGGCCGCGGCGCTGTGGGACCACCTGGAAACGCGCTGCCTCGAAGAACTCGGCAAGTCGGACTCCTGGGGCGGGCTCGCACCCTCGCAGCTGTTGGGATCACGAGGAGAACAGCTGATGGGTGCCGTCGTCGACAAGCTCGTCGCGGACGACGTGCGCCGTCTGTCGCTGCGGCACGTACCCGTCAGGATCGATGAGGGTCTCGTCGACGCAGTCGCACCCCTGGTCTTCACCGAACAGCTCGTCCGCACCTACCGATCGCAGGGCATCACAGTCACCCATCGCCGATGGGTCGCAGGGCACTCGGCAACCAACTCCGATGCCCACTCCGTGCCGTCGGCATCTCAGTGGATCGTGGCACGGCTCCGGTGA
- a CDS encoding TetR/AcrR family transcriptional regulator — MTATEIATICDGVFFTRPRSLPRGKHDLARDEVGRIQRDRIVIAIVELLADGGHRAIGAREVCLRAGVSLTAFYDNFADRDEAVSAAYQGFIDVLLGRLISVSSEGRTWREYVEAVLAAYFGTLSDDLVVAKAFQVEMDAMGKAARARRREALVGMAQLLRDKHREWDASAGDRVPETAYLVGVYAARQLASDALDSEHGTDDAIRSDLEQIRVGAVDWVLRLVGDVV; from the coding sequence ATGACCGCCACAGAGATCGCCACGATCTGCGACGGTGTCTTCTTCACCCGGCCACGGTCCTTGCCGCGGGGAAAGCACGACCTGGCCCGCGACGAGGTCGGCCGCATCCAACGCGACCGCATCGTGATCGCCATTGTCGAGCTGCTGGCGGACGGGGGACATCGAGCCATCGGCGCCCGCGAGGTCTGCCTGCGCGCCGGGGTCTCCCTCACTGCCTTCTACGACAACTTCGCGGATCGGGACGAGGCCGTGTCCGCCGCCTATCAAGGCTTCATCGACGTCCTGCTCGGTCGGCTCATCTCCGTCAGCAGCGAAGGCCGCACTTGGCGCGAGTACGTCGAGGCGGTCCTGGCCGCCTACTTCGGAACACTGTCCGATGATCTGGTGGTTGCCAAGGCCTTCCAGGTCGAGATGGATGCGATGGGCAAGGCGGCTCGAGCGAGGCGGCGCGAGGCCTTGGTCGGAATGGCGCAGCTGCTCCGTGACAAGCATCGCGAGTGGGATGCGTCCGCGGGCGATCGTGTTCCCGAGACTGCCTACCTCGTCGGGGTCTACGCGGCCAGGCAGCTGGCCTCCGACGCCCTGGACTCCGAGCACGGCACCGACGACGCCATCAGGTCTGATCTCGAACAGATCCGTGTCGGAGCCGTCGACTGGGTCCTCAGGCTGGTCGGAGACGTCGTCTGA
- a CDS encoding glutathione S-transferase C-terminal domain-containing protein, producing MPSHDTADSDQSTTGAYVHAGQEFDRDMNYIPDRIVRSGTDTGDRPAWPVEAGRYRLIVARACPWANRAIIVRRLLGLEDAISIGYCGPTHDKRSWTFDLDPGGVDPVLGIERIQEAYLKRYPDYPRGITVPAMVEIASGEVVTNDFPWITHDFATEWVEHHREGAPDLWPADVRDEMETVMKRIFTEVNNGVYRCGFAGSQETYEAAYDRLWTALDWLEERLADRRFLMGDTITEADVRLFTTLTRFDAVYHSHFKTSRQKLTEMPVLWAYARDLFQTAGFGETTDFEQIKKHYYIVQTDINPTQIVPVGPDPSVWLTPHGRESLGGRPFGDGTPPDPEV from the coding sequence ATGCCTTCCCACGACACCGCGGACTCCGATCAGTCGACCACCGGCGCGTACGTCCACGCCGGCCAGGAGTTCGACCGCGACATGAACTACATCCCCGATCGCATCGTGCGTTCGGGCACCGACACCGGCGACCGTCCGGCGTGGCCCGTCGAGGCCGGTCGCTACCGACTGATCGTCGCCCGCGCGTGCCCGTGGGCCAACCGGGCGATCATCGTGCGCCGTCTGCTGGGACTCGAGGACGCCATCTCGATCGGCTACTGCGGCCCCACGCACGACAAGCGCAGCTGGACGTTCGACCTCGACCCGGGCGGCGTCGATCCTGTGCTCGGCATCGAGCGCATCCAGGAGGCCTACCTCAAGCGCTACCCCGACTACCCCCGCGGCATCACGGTGCCCGCGATGGTCGAGATCGCCTCGGGCGAGGTGGTCACGAACGACTTCCCGTGGATCACGCACGACTTCGCGACCGAGTGGGTCGAGCACCACCGCGAGGGTGCACCCGACCTGTGGCCGGCGGACGTCCGCGACGAGATGGAGACCGTCATGAAGCGGATCTTCACCGAGGTCAACAACGGCGTCTACCGCTGCGGCTTCGCCGGCTCGCAGGAGACCTACGAGGCCGCCTACGACCGGCTGTGGACGGCACTCGACTGGCTCGAGGAGCGTCTCGCCGACCGGCGCTTCCTGATGGGCGACACGATCACCGAGGCAGACGTCCGGCTGTTCACGACGCTGACGCGCTTCGACGCGGTCTACCACTCGCACTTCAAGACGAGCCGCCAGAAGCTCACCGAGATGCCGGTGCTGTGGGCCTACGCCCGCGACCTGTTCCAGACGGCCGGTTTCGGCGAGACGACCGACTTCGAGCAGATCAAGAAGCACTACTACATCGTCCAGACCGACATCAACCCGACGCAGATCGTGCCGGTCGGACCCGATCCGTCCGTCTGGCTGACCCCGCACGGCCGCGAGTCGCTCGGCGGGCGTCCGTTCGGCGACGGCACCCCGCCCGACCCCGAGGTGTGA
- a CDS encoding Glu/Leu/Phe/Val family dehydrogenase translates to MTADALAAMDDWGPEKIVCVADRRTGMRGVLVIDNTSRGMGKGGTRMGPHVSVGEISRLARSMTWKWAAVDLFFGGAKAGIVGDPRGHDKEAMLRSFARALSNEVPAEYVFGLDMGLTEADAAILADEIGGRDAAVGLPSALGGLPYDELGITGFGVAEVVDAATDHLGIELKGGRVAIEGFGAVGQAAAQRLVELGAVIVAVSTVHGAVHDPNGLAVDELVHASAEAGDDFVKHVGRPLLATGALAQVEADVLVPAAREDTIDEAMAHRITARLVVEGANMPTTSGARAVLRRRGITVIPDFIANAGGAVAAAHAMDMRHSAFVVDPTSVLETVSAKLRTNAAHVLRHAHDHDGDPREVALALARSRVREAMLQRGHVPRPDWGVGTR, encoded by the coding sequence ATGACTGCAGACGCGCTGGCCGCGATGGATGACTGGGGACCCGAGAAGATCGTCTGCGTGGCGGATCGGCGCACCGGAATGCGGGGTGTCCTCGTCATCGACAACACCTCCCGCGGCATGGGAAAGGGTGGCACCCGCATGGGTCCGCACGTGTCGGTCGGCGAGATCTCGCGACTGGCTCGATCGATGACCTGGAAGTGGGCCGCGGTCGATCTGTTCTTCGGCGGTGCCAAGGCGGGCATCGTCGGTGATCCGCGCGGACACGACAAGGAAGCGATGCTGCGGTCGTTCGCGCGGGCATTGAGCAACGAAGTGCCTGCTGAGTACGTCTTCGGGCTCGACATGGGGTTGACCGAGGCGGATGCGGCAATCCTGGCCGATGAGATCGGGGGCCGCGATGCTGCGGTCGGACTACCGAGTGCGCTGGGAGGTCTGCCCTACGACGAGCTCGGGATCACGGGGTTCGGTGTCGCTGAAGTCGTGGATGCGGCCACCGATCACCTCGGTATCGAGCTGAAGGGCGGGCGGGTCGCGATCGAGGGCTTCGGTGCGGTGGGCCAGGCAGCTGCTCAGCGGCTGGTCGAACTGGGTGCAGTGATCGTCGCCGTCTCGACCGTGCACGGTGCGGTGCACGATCCGAACGGTCTGGCCGTCGATGAGCTGGTGCACGCCAGCGCCGAGGCAGGCGATGACTTCGTCAAGCACGTGGGACGTCCGTTGCTGGCGACTGGGGCACTGGCGCAGGTCGAGGCCGACGTGCTCGTGCCGGCAGCTCGCGAGGACACGATCGATGAGGCGATGGCGCACCGGATCACGGCGAGACTGGTGGTCGAGGGTGCCAACATGCCGACCACGTCCGGGGCCAGGGCCGTCCTGCGTCGGCGCGGCATCACGGTGATCCCGGACTTCATCGCCAATGCAGGAGGTGCCGTGGCCGCTGCCCACGCGATGGACATGCGGCACTCGGCCTTCGTGGTCGATCCGACGAGTGTGCTCGAGACGGTCTCGGCCAAGCTCAGGACGAATGCCGCGCACGTCTTGCGCCATGCCCACGATCACGATGGCGACCCACGCGAGGTCGCTCTTGCCCTGGCCCGGTCGCGGGTACGCGAAGCGATGCTTCAGCGTGGCCACGTTCCTCGACCGGATTGGGGCGTCGGCACGCGGTGA
- a CDS encoding M28 family peptidase — protein sequence MNRSILSRARSTRTAAVAALSVAVALPALAMPSEATSTGPESPKRPGLASTDEFMNTIRDIVGFAPRTTGSVGGRRTANYVADRFRRAGLEDVHFETATSYKWTARDSSLVVGGEAIDSFPISHSLINDATTPSARTLGPQGQTGEIVDIGSGTIGTSDVKGKWVLFDLKFELPLIAMLPFTNFLWDPYLRLINPSKLFGANPYVTSQTKIVDEAQQAGALGVIGVLSDYFDSNRYHNEYHRRSPMTAPGVWITKKEGARLRSLLPSAPKATMKLTTERKAVTARTVVGFLPGTTKDTVMVQSHHDSQGPGAVEDATGTSEVIALADYYGAEAKKPGYKKRQKTMMFTTFDTHFTGYQQHQAFVKKYITDQETPYRIVANATIEHVGKHATVSQDGSLKVRDEHEPRGIFENLSLALKIKLDSAIVRNNLHTTAVLNSTLPSALLGGIPTDASFVLQAGVPTISLIAGPLYMYDDADTIDKIDQSQLRPVATFFADMLDALEKTPADRIGQSSLLSRLGTR from the coding sequence ATGAACCGCAGCATTCTGTCTCGTGCACGATCCACCCGGACGGCGGCCGTCGCCGCCCTCTCGGTCGCGGTGGCACTCCCCGCGCTCGCGATGCCGAGTGAAGCGACCTCCACCGGCCCCGAGTCGCCCAAACGTCCCGGTCTGGCATCGACCGACGAGTTCATGAACACGATTCGCGACATCGTCGGCTTCGCGCCGCGGACCACCGGGTCCGTCGGCGGCCGCAGGACAGCCAACTACGTGGCTGATCGGTTCCGCCGAGCCGGGCTGGAAGACGTGCACTTCGAGACCGCGACCTCCTACAAGTGGACGGCGCGCGACTCCTCGCTGGTCGTCGGCGGCGAAGCCATCGACTCGTTCCCCATCTCGCACTCGCTCATCAATGACGCGACCACACCCAGCGCCCGGACGCTCGGACCGCAAGGACAGACCGGGGAGATCGTCGACATCGGGTCCGGCACCATCGGCACGTCGGACGTGAAGGGCAAGTGGGTGCTGTTCGACCTCAAGTTCGAGCTCCCTCTCATCGCGATGCTGCCCTTCACGAACTTCCTCTGGGATCCGTATCTTCGCCTGATCAACCCGTCCAAGCTCTTCGGCGCCAACCCCTACGTCACGTCTCAGACGAAGATCGTCGACGAGGCGCAGCAGGCAGGTGCCCTCGGTGTGATCGGTGTGCTCAGCGACTACTTCGACTCCAACCGCTATCACAACGAATACCACCGACGCTCCCCCATGACGGCCCCCGGCGTCTGGATCACCAAGAAGGAGGGCGCTCGACTCCGTTCCCTGCTGCCGAGCGCGCCGAAGGCCACGATGAAGCTGACGACCGAACGCAAGGCCGTCACAGCACGCACGGTCGTCGGCTTCCTGCCCGGCACCACCAAGGACACCGTGATGGTCCAGTCGCATCACGACTCGCAGGGGCCAGGTGCCGTCGAGGACGCGACCGGCACCTCCGAGGTCATCGCCCTGGCCGACTACTACGGGGCCGAGGCGAAGAAGCCCGGGTACAAGAAGCGTCAGAAGACCATGATGTTCACGACGTTCGACACCCACTTCACGGGCTATCAGCAGCACCAGGCGTTCGTGAAGAAATACATCACCGACCAGGAGACGCCTTACCGCATCGTCGCAAATGCCACGATCGAGCACGTCGGCAAGCACGCGACCGTCTCCCAGGACGGCAGCTTGAAGGTGCGCGACGAGCACGAGCCTCGCGGGATCTTCGAGAACCTGAGTCTTGCCCTGAAGATCAAGCTCGACTCCGCGATCGTCCGCAACAACCTGCACACCACCGCCGTGCTCAACTCCACCCTGCCGTCGGCGCTCCTCGGTGGCATCCCTACCGACGCGTCCTTCGTCCTGCAGGCGGGTGTGCCCACGATCAGCCTGATCGCCGGTCCTCTCTACATGTACGACGACGCCGACACGATCGACAAGATCGACCAGTCTCAGCTGCGTCCCGTCGCCACGTTCTTCGCGGACATGCTCGACGCCCTCGAGAAGACGCCCGCCGATCGCATCGGGCAGAGCTCGCTCCTGTCGCGCCTGGGCACCAGATGA
- a CDS encoding GrpB family protein, with protein sequence MSPHDPVPDPLADVLIGGREKRDIVIVDHDPAWAERYEHERSRIVAALGERVLALEHIGSTSVPGLAAKPIVDIDLSVADVEDEEAFVPDLVAAGYVLRVREPGHRMLRTPEKDVHLHVCEVGSDWEQRHLVFRDWLRTHPDDRQRYEDVKRELSRREWDDTNDYADAKSETVADIMSRATNAP encoded by the coding sequence GTGAGCCCCCACGACCCCGTCCCGGACCCCCTCGCCGACGTCCTGATCGGCGGCCGTGAGAAGCGCGACATCGTCATCGTCGACCACGACCCGGCGTGGGCCGAGCGGTACGAGCACGAGCGCTCGCGCATCGTCGCCGCGCTGGGGGAGCGGGTGCTGGCGCTCGAGCACATCGGCTCGACCAGTGTCCCCGGCCTGGCTGCCAAGCCCATCGTCGACATCGACCTGAGCGTGGCCGACGTCGAGGACGAGGAGGCGTTCGTGCCCGACCTGGTCGCGGCCGGCTACGTGCTGCGCGTGCGCGAGCCGGGGCACCGCATGCTGCGGACGCCGGAGAAAGACGTCCACCTGCACGTCTGCGAGGTCGGCAGCGACTGGGAGCAGCGGCACCTCGTCTTCCGCGACTGGCTGCGCACGCACCCCGACGACCGGCAGCGCTACGAGGACGTCAAGCGCGAGCTGTCGCGGCGCGAGTGGGACGACACGAACGACTACGCCGACGCCAAGAGCGAGACCGTCGCCGACATCATGTCCCGCGCCACCAACGCCCCTTGA